One Clavibacter zhangzhiyongii genomic region harbors:
- the atpA gene encoding F0F1 ATP synthase subunit alpha, which translates to MAELSISPDEIRDALKDFVQSYEPGKASTTEVGYVLDAGDGIAHVQGLPGVMANELITFADGTLGLAQNLEESEIGVIVLGEFAGIEEGMEVRRTGEVLSVPVGDGYLGRVVDPLGNPIDGQGEIASEGRRALELQAPGVMQRKSVHEPMQTGIKAIDAMIPIGRGQRQLIIGDRQTGKTAIAIDTIINQKANWESGDTNKQVRCIYVAIGQKGSTIASVRGALEEAGAMEYTTIVASPASDPAGFKYLAPYTGSAIGQHWMYGGKHVLIIFDDLSKQAEAYRAVSLLLRRPPGREAYPGDVFYLHSRLLERCAKLSDELGAGSMTGLPIIETKANDVSAYIPTNVISITDGQIFLQSDLFNANQRPAVDVGISVSRVGGDAQVKSIKKVSGTLKLELAQYRSLEAFAIFASDLDAASRRQLARGARLTELLKQPQYSPFPIEEQVVSIWAGTKGKLDEVPVEDILRFERELLDHLHRNTEVLSQLKEKNVLTDDITDALDKAVDQFKLEFQTGEGKPLASVGSERFEPAKAEDVNQEQIVKGKR; encoded by the coding sequence ATGGCAGAACTTTCGATCAGCCCCGACGAGATCCGGGACGCGCTCAAGGACTTCGTGCAGTCCTACGAGCCCGGCAAGGCCTCGACCACCGAGGTCGGGTACGTGCTCGACGCGGGCGACGGAATCGCCCACGTGCAGGGCCTGCCCGGCGTCATGGCCAACGAGCTCATCACGTTCGCCGACGGGACCCTGGGCCTCGCCCAGAACCTCGAGGAGAGCGAGATCGGCGTCATCGTGCTCGGCGAGTTCGCCGGCATCGAGGAGGGCATGGAGGTGCGCCGCACCGGCGAGGTGCTCTCCGTCCCCGTCGGCGACGGCTACCTCGGCCGCGTCGTGGACCCGCTGGGCAACCCCATCGACGGCCAGGGCGAGATCGCGAGCGAGGGCCGTCGCGCCCTCGAGCTCCAGGCGCCCGGCGTCATGCAGCGCAAGAGCGTGCACGAGCCCATGCAGACCGGCATCAAGGCGATCGACGCCATGATCCCGATCGGCCGCGGCCAGCGCCAGCTCATCATCGGCGACCGCCAGACCGGCAAGACGGCCATCGCGATCGACACGATCATCAACCAGAAGGCCAACTGGGAGTCCGGCGACACGAACAAGCAGGTGCGCTGCATCTACGTCGCCATCGGCCAGAAGGGCTCGACCATCGCCTCCGTGCGCGGCGCCCTCGAGGAGGCCGGCGCCATGGAGTACACGACCATCGTCGCGTCCCCCGCGTCCGACCCCGCCGGCTTCAAGTACCTGGCGCCCTACACCGGCTCGGCCATCGGCCAGCACTGGATGTACGGCGGCAAGCACGTCCTCATCATCTTCGACGACCTGTCCAAGCAGGCCGAGGCCTACCGCGCCGTCTCGCTCCTCCTGCGCCGCCCGCCGGGACGCGAGGCGTACCCCGGCGACGTGTTCTACCTGCACTCCCGCCTGCTCGAGCGCTGCGCCAAGCTCTCGGACGAGCTGGGCGCCGGATCGATGACGGGCCTGCCCATCATCGAGACGAAGGCGAACGACGTCTCGGCGTACATCCCGACCAACGTGATCTCGATCACCGACGGCCAGATCTTCCTCCAGTCCGACCTGTTCAACGCGAACCAGCGTCCCGCGGTCGACGTCGGCATCTCGGTGTCCCGCGTCGGCGGCGACGCCCAGGTGAAGAGCATCAAGAAGGTCTCCGGCACGCTGAAGCTCGAGCTGGCGCAGTACCGCTCCCTCGAGGCGTTCGCGATCTTCGCGTCCGACCTCGATGCGGCCAGCCGTCGCCAGCTCGCCCGCGGCGCGCGCCTCACCGAGCTGCTCAAGCAGCCCCAGTACTCGCCGTTCCCCATCGAGGAGCAGGTCGTCTCGATCTGGGCGGGCACCAAGGGCAAGCTCGACGAGGTCCCCGTCGAGGACATCCTCCGCTTCGAGCGCGAGCTGCTCGACCACCTCCACCGCAACACGGAGGTGCTGTCGCAGCTCAAGGAGAAGAACGTCCTCACCGACGACATCACCGACGCGCTCGACAAGGCCGTGGACCAGTTCAAGCTCGAGTTCCAGACGGGCGAGGGCAAGCCGCTCGCCTCCGTGGGATCCGAGAGGTTCGAGCCCGCCAAGGCCGAGGACGTCAACCAGGAGCAGATCGTCAAGGGCAAGCGCTGA
- a CDS encoding F0F1 ATP synthase subunit delta, producing MGSASRASLDSARRVLAELGGVDLSTAGQLLGAGRAIGGSTHLLSALADTGIAPEVKHSIVDRVFGGTVQEPALRVLRAVVDGRWSSHDELLAGIEELGIRAVAISAPEGTPLEAELFTFGRAVSMDDGLELALGDKLGDAEAKSTLVHRLLGGRASEQTVVIVEQLVQQPRGRRMGELVRHAATLVADQAGFTIATVRVASPLSPEQSERLAQALSRRYSRRVELNQVVDRDLVGGLRVQIGDDVIDGSVATRINDLRLQFA from the coding sequence ATGGGCAGTGCATCGCGCGCATCGCTGGACTCCGCCCGCCGCGTCCTCGCGGAGCTCGGGGGCGTCGACCTGTCGACGGCCGGTCAGCTCCTCGGAGCCGGCCGCGCCATCGGCGGATCCACGCACCTGCTCTCCGCACTGGCGGACACCGGCATCGCGCCGGAGGTCAAGCACTCCATCGTGGACCGGGTCTTCGGCGGCACCGTGCAGGAGCCGGCGCTCCGCGTCCTCCGTGCGGTCGTCGACGGCCGCTGGTCGTCGCACGACGAGCTGCTGGCGGGCATCGAGGAGCTCGGCATCCGCGCCGTGGCCATCTCGGCCCCCGAGGGCACGCCCCTCGAGGCCGAGCTGTTCACCTTCGGCCGGGCCGTGTCCATGGACGACGGCCTCGAGCTCGCGCTCGGCGACAAGCTCGGCGACGCCGAGGCGAAGTCGACGCTCGTCCACCGCCTCCTCGGCGGCCGGGCGTCCGAGCAGACCGTCGTGATCGTCGAGCAGCTCGTGCAGCAGCCCCGCGGCCGCCGCATGGGGGAGCTCGTGCGCCACGCCGCAACCCTCGTGGCCGACCAGGCGGGGTTCACCATCGCCACCGTCCGCGTCGCCTCGCCCCTGTCGCCCGAGCAGTCGGAGCGCCTCGCGCAGGCACTGAGCCGCCGGTACTCCCGGCGGGTCGAGCTGAACCAGGTCGTGGACCGCGACCTCGTCGGCGGCCTCCGCGTCCAGATCGGCGACGACGTCATCGACGGCAGCGTCGCCACCAGGATCAACGATTTGAGACTCCAGTTCGCCTGA
- the atpB gene encoding F0F1 ATP synthase subunit A translates to MITLAAEDSGEGFHAPTLSEFFPPIAFFEGTGFDLNRIMLIRLLVMAVLVVLFVVGTRKLALVPGRGQNLVEMGVDFVRVNIAEDILGKKDGRRFLPILMTIFFLVLGMNLTGVIPFLNIAGTSVIGLPLLLALVAYVTFIYAGIKDRGAMFFKNTLFPAGAPKAVYLLLTPIEFLSTFIIRPVALTLRLLMNMLVGHLLLVLCFSATWFFLFEAQGALKILGAGTLVLGFAFTLFELLVAVLQAYIFALLTAVYIQMAVAEEH, encoded by the coding sequence ATCATCACCCTCGCCGCTGAAGACTCGGGTGAGGGGTTCCACGCTCCCACGCTCTCGGAGTTCTTCCCGCCGATCGCCTTCTTCGAGGGCACGGGCTTCGACCTCAACCGCATCATGCTCATCAGGCTCCTGGTGATGGCGGTGCTGGTGGTCCTGTTCGTCGTCGGCACGCGGAAGCTCGCCCTGGTCCCCGGCCGAGGCCAGAACCTCGTCGAGATGGGCGTCGACTTCGTCCGCGTCAACATCGCGGAGGACATCCTCGGCAAGAAGGACGGCCGTCGGTTCCTCCCGATCCTGATGACCATCTTCTTCCTGGTCCTCGGCATGAACCTCACCGGCGTCATCCCGTTCCTCAACATCGCGGGCACGTCGGTCATCGGGCTCCCGCTGCTCCTGGCGCTCGTCGCCTACGTGACCTTCATCTACGCCGGCATCAAGGACCGGGGCGCGATGTTCTTCAAGAACACGCTGTTCCCGGCCGGCGCCCCGAAGGCGGTCTACCTCCTCCTCACGCCCATCGAGTTCCTCTCGACGTTCATCATCCGGCCGGTCGCGCTCACGCTCCGACTCCTGATGAACATGCTCGTGGGGCACCTCCTGCTGGTGCTCTGCTTCTCCGCGACGTGGTTCTTCCTCTTCGAGGCGCAGGGCGCGCTCAAGATCCTGGGCGCCGGCACCCTCGTCCTCGGATTCGCGTTCACGCTCTTCGAGCTGCTCGTCGCCGTCCTGCAGGCCTACATCTTCGCCCTCCTCACCGCCGTCTACATCCAGATGGCCGTGGCGGAGGAGCACTAA
- a CDS encoding ATP synthase F0 subunit C, with the protein MDPIITAEITGNIATVGYGLAAIGPGIGVGIVAGKTVEAMARQPEMAGSLRTTMFLGIAFSEALALIGLATYFIFTN; encoded by the coding sequence GTGGACCCCATCATCACCGCCGAGATCACCGGCAACATCGCGACCGTCGGCTACGGCCTCGCAGCGATCGGCCCCGGCATCGGTGTCGGTATCGTCGCCGGCAAGACCGTCGAGGCCATGGCCCGCCAGCCCGAGATGGCCGGCAGCCTCCGCACCACGATGTTCCTCGGCATCGCGTTCTCCGAGGCGCTCGCGCTCATCGGCCTCGCGACCTACTTCATCTTCACCAACTAG
- a CDS encoding F0F1 ATP synthase subunit B — translation MLTPHNVMAAGEEAPSILLPAVYDIVWSAVVFVVLLVVIWKYALPRVYAMLDGRTEAIAGGIEKAERAQAEADAAKAELTAQLAEARAEAGRIREQARVDATAIAAEIKEQAQADAARITASAQQQIEAERQQAVVSLRSEVGSLAIDLASGVIGQSLTDDQRSTALVDRFLADLEASETAGRTGSAS, via the coding sequence ATGCTCACGCCCCACAACGTGATGGCGGCAGGTGAAGAAGCGCCGAGCATCCTCCTACCCGCGGTCTACGACATCGTGTGGTCGGCGGTCGTGTTCGTCGTCCTCCTGGTCGTCATCTGGAAGTACGCGCTCCCGCGCGTCTACGCCATGCTCGACGGCCGCACCGAGGCCATCGCCGGCGGCATCGAGAAGGCCGAGCGCGCGCAGGCCGAGGCCGACGCCGCGAAGGCCGAGCTCACCGCGCAGCTGGCCGAGGCACGCGCCGAGGCCGGCCGCATCCGCGAGCAGGCCCGCGTCGACGCCACGGCCATCGCCGCGGAGATCAAGGAGCAGGCCCAGGCCGACGCCGCCCGGATCACCGCCAGCGCGCAGCAGCAGATCGAGGCCGAGCGCCAGCAGGCGGTCGTCTCGCTCCGCTCGGAGGTCGGCTCGCTCGCGATCGACCTCGCGTCGGGCGTCATCGGCCAGAGCCTCACGGACGACCAGCGCTCCACCGCGCTCGTCGACCGGTTCCTCGCCGACCTGGAGGCCAGCGAGACCGCCGGCAGGACGGGATCCGCCAGCTGA